Proteins found in one Acidobacteriota bacterium genomic segment:
- a CDS encoding DUF3467 domain-containing protein, producing MEEKKIDIKVDEHVALGQYSNLAAIRHAREEFIFDFAFLFPDGPMGKLVGRIILSPAHAKRFLQALEANIRRYESEHGPIVPADTPPVGGFVQ from the coding sequence ATGGAAGAAAAAAAGATCGACATCAAGGTTGACGAGCACGTTGCGCTGGGCCAGTATTCGAACTTGGCCGCGATCCGCCACGCCCGCGAGGAATTCATTTTCGACTTCGCCTTTCTCTTTCCGGACGGACCCATGGGAAAGCTGGTCGGACGGATCATCCTCAGTCCGGCCCATGCCAAGAGGTTTCTGCAGGCGCTCGAGGCCAATATCCGACGCTACGAATCCGAGCACGGCCCCATCGTTCCGGCCGATACGCCGCCCGTCGGCGGATTCGTTCAGTGA